One stretch of Oncorhynchus tshawytscha isolate Ot180627B linkage group LG21, Otsh_v2.0, whole genome shotgun sequence DNA includes these proteins:
- the LOC112220607 gene encoding ras-related protein Rab-33A-like, producing MRKLLLGEWIAVVALPGSLTFLPPSARTVHNCVHHLSVMANESLENDGGTGSRKSRNIHFTSSVDLSTSLESSVQTRIFKIIVIGDSNVGKTCLTFRFTGGSFPEKTEATIGVDFREKAVEIEGEKIKVQVWDTAGQERFRKSMVEHYYRNVHAVVFVYDVTKMNSFQNLKTWIQECNGHRVSPTVPRVLVGNKCDLVSQIQVPSNTALKFADAHNMLLFETSAKDPKESQNVDSIFMCLACRLKAQKSLLYRDVEREDGRVRLSQETNINKSICPC from the exons ATGAGGAAGCTGCTTTTGGGGGAGTGGATTGCTGTTGTTGCCCTGCCTGGCAGCCTCACCTTCCTTCCCCCATCCGCGAGAACAGTGCATAACTGTGTACATCATCTTAGCGTAATGGCAAATGAATCTCTTGAAAATGATGGAGGGACCGGTTCGAGAAAATCAAGAAATATACATTtcacatcatctgtggatctcagCACGTCCTTGGAATCGAGTGTTCAGACTCGAATATTTAAAATAATTGTAATCGGGGATTCAAATGTAGGGAAGACCTGCTTAACCTTCCGCTTCACCGGTGGGAGCTTTCCAGAGAAGACCGAGGCGACAATCGGTGTGGATTTCAGGGAGAAAGCAGTGGAAATAGAGGGCGAAAAAATAAAG GTGCAGGTGTGGGACACTGCAGGACAGGAACGCTTCAGGAAGAGCATGGTAGAACACTACTACCGCAATGTGCACGCTGTCGTTTTCGTTTACGATGTCACAAAGATGAACTCATTCCAGAACCTGAAGACGTGGATCCAGGAGTGCAACGGGCACCGTGTCTCACCCACTGTGCCTCGGGTACTGGTGGGCAACAAGTGTGACCTGGTTAGTCAGATACAAGTGCCCTCCAACACTGCCCTCAAGTTTGCAGACGCCCACAACATGCTGCTGTTTGAGACCTCAGCCAAGGACCCAAAGGAGAGCCAAAACGTGGACTCCATTTTCATGTGCCTGGCATGTCGGCTGAAGGCCCAGAAGTCCCTGCTGTACAGGGATGTGGAGAGGGAGGACGGAAGGGTTAGGCTTTCACAAGAGACAAATATTAATAAGAGCATCTGCCCTTGCTGA